One genomic window of Quercus lobata isolate SW786 chromosome 9, ValleyOak3.0 Primary Assembly, whole genome shotgun sequence includes the following:
- the LOC115959487 gene encoding probable methyltransferase PMT25: protein MAQAKYSRIDGRKSSSYCSTISIVVFVAFCLVAIWTLMSSIAPDQNPDLASEDAGNEVKQMVPENGSRNFKGSSGDLLEDSTNEDGNTGNEQNIVERESENRAEENQDEGVKVNSDDKSESEEEPKRQVENDGEGKTGDGGTDGGVGEVMDAKQTEFDDNKSELVEGEKKLETEESNLTEEKKVDQPEIFPAGAQSELLNEATTQNGAFSTQATESQNEKESQLASITKDQSGYSWKVCNVTAGPDYIPCLDNLKAIRKLPSTGHYEHRERHCPDEAPTCLVPLPKGYKIPIQWPKSRDKIWYYNVPHTKLAEIKGHQNWVKVTGEYLTFPGGGTQFVKGALHYIDFVQKSLPDIAWGKRSRVLLDVGCGVASFGGFLFDRDVLAMSFAPKDEHEAQVQFALERGIPAISSVMGSKRLPFPGAVFDVVHCARCRVPWHVEGGKLLLELNRVLRPGGYFVWSATPVYRKNPEDSGIWKAMSELTKSMCWDLVVIKKDKFNEVGAAIYRKPTSNECYDKRPKNEPPLCKESDDPNAAWNVPLQACMHKVPVEKSERGSQWPEQWPLRLEKPPYWLNSQVGVYGKGAVEDFTADYQHWKNVVSHSYLNGMGINWSSVRNVMDMRAVYGGFAAALKNLKVWVMNVVPIDSPDTLPIIYERGLFGIYHDWCESFNTYPRSYDLLHADHLFSGLKKRCNLKAVVAEVDRILRPEGKLIVRDSVETIREVENMAKSLQWEIRLIYTNDKEGLICARKTMWRPTKVETIMSAIS from the exons ATGGCTCAGGCAAAGTACTCCCGAATTGATGGGAGGAAGTCTTCAAGTTACTGTTCCACTATATCTATAGTGGTGTTTGTTGCTTTTTGTTTAGTTGCGATTTGGACTTTAATGTCATCCATTGCTCCGGATCAAAATCCAGACTTGGCTTCTGAGGACGCTGGAAATGAGGTGAAACAAATGGTACCTGAAAATGGTTCTAGGAATTTCAAGGGCAGTTCAGGTGATTTGCTGGAGGATTCAACTAATGAAGATGGGAACACTGGGAATGAGCAAAACATAGTTGAAAGGGAGTCTGAGAATAGAGCTGAGGAAAATCAGGACGAAGGGGTGAAGGTGAACTCTGATGATAAGTCTGAGTCTGAAGAGGAGCCTAAGAGACAGGTTGAAAATGATGGGGAGGGAAAAACTGGAGATGGGGGAACAGACGGAGGAGTTGGTGAAGTGATGGATGCTAAGCAGACAGAATTTGATGATAATAAATCAGAGTTGGTTGAGGGtgagaaaaaattggaaacaGAGGAAAGTAATCTGACTGAGGAGAAGAAAGTTGATCAGCCTGAGATCTTCCCTGCTGGTGCCCAGTCAGAACTATTGAATGAAGCTACTACTCAAAATGGGGCATTTTCAACCCAAGCAACAGAGTCACAGAATGAGAAGGAATCACAACTAGCTTCAATAACTAAGGACCAAAGTGGTTATAGCTGGAAAGTCTGTAATGTCACTGCTGGGCCAGACTACATCCCTTGCCTTGACAATTTGAAAGCAATTAGAAAGCTTCCAAGTACGGGCCACTATGAGCATCGAGAGAGGCACTGTCCGGATGAAGCTCCCACTTGTCTCGTTCCTCTACCTAAAGGATATAAAATCCCAATTCAGTGGCCTAAAAGCAGGGATAAG ATATGGTATTATAACGTTCCCCACACCAAGCTTGCAGAGATTAAGGGGCACCAAAATTGGGTTAAAGTTACTGGTGAATACCTCACTTTTCCTGGAGGTGGAACTCAGTTCGTAAAGGGCGCTCTTCATTACATTGATTTTGTTCAAAAA TCTCTTCCTGATATTGCATGGGGAAAAAGAAGTCGTGTATTATTGGATGTTGGGTGTGGAGTGGCTAGCTTTGGAGGTTTTCTTTTCGATAGAGACGTTCTTGCAATGTCATTTGCTCCCAAGGATGAGCATGAAGCTCAAGTACAATTTGCACTTGAACGAGGAATCCCTGCCATATCATCAGTTATGGGCAGCAAAAGACTTCCTTTCCCTGGGGCTGTATTTGATGTTGTCCACTGTGCACGCTGTAGGGTCCCTTGGCATGTTGAAG GTGGTAAGCTTCTCTTGGAGCTAAATCGTGTCTTGCGACCTGGAGGTTATTTTGTCTGGTCTGCCACTCCGGTTTATAGGAAGAATCCAGAAGATTCTGGCATTTGGAAAG CAATGTCTGAGCTAACAAAGTCAATGTGCTGGGATCTGGTGGTGATTAAAAAGGACAAATTCAATGAAGTGGGTGCAGCAATATACAGGAAACCAACTTCCAATGAGTGCTATgacaaaagaccaaaaaatgAGCCTCCCCTCTGCAAAGAATCTGATGACCCAAATGCAGCCTG GAATGTACCACTGCAAGCATGCATGCACAAAGTACCGGTTGAAAAATCAGAGCGAGGGTCTCAGTGGCCTGAACAGTGGCCACTAAGGTTGGAGAAGCCACCTTACTGGCTTAATTCTCAAGTTGGAGTCTATGGTAAAGGTGCTGTGGAGGATTTCACTGCTGACTACCAGCACTGGAAAAATGTTGTCTCCCACTCATATTTGAATGGGATGGGAATCAACTGGTCTTCCGTGAGGAATGTTATGGACATGAGAGCTGTATATGGAGG GTTTGCTGCGGCACTAAAAAACTTGAAAGTGTGGGTAATGAATGTAGTCCCAATTGACTCTCCAGACACACTCCCAATAATATATGAGCGTGGTTTATTTGGAATATATCACGACTGGTGTGAATCATTTAATACCTACCCCAGATCCTATGATCTTCTCCATGCAGATCATCTCTTCTCCGGTCTCAAAAAGAG GTGCAACTTAAAGGCAGTGGTTGCAGAAGTTGATAGGATCCTCAGGCCAGAAGGAAAGCTGATCGTACGGGACAGTGTTGAAACCATACGTGAAGTTGAGAACATGGCCAAATCTTTACAGTGGGAAATCCGATTAATTTATACGAATGACAAGGAGGGATTGATCTGTGCCCGGAAGACAATGTGGCGTCCCACAAAGGTCGAAACAATTATGTCGGCTATTTCTTAA